In Pelmatolapia mariae isolate MD_Pm_ZW linkage group LG8, Pm_UMD_F_2, whole genome shotgun sequence, one genomic interval encodes:
- the fasn gene encoding fatty acid synthase isoform X1 yields the protein MDEIVIAGISGRLPESSNLEEFWENLINGVDMVTEDNRRWTPGLYGLPKRNGKLKDISHFDAAFFGVHPKQANSMDPQLRLMLEIAYEAIVDGGLNPATLRGSKTGVYIGVSGSEAGEAFSRDPEELLGYSMTGCQRGMLANRLSYFFDFSGPSTAIDTACSSSLLALENAFHAIRQGHCDAALVGGVNLLLKPNTSVQFMKLGMLSPEGTCKSFDASGNGYCRSEAAVAVLLTKRPVAKRVYATVINAGNNTDGYKEQGVTFPSGEMQQRLVRSLYQEASVSPEQVEYIEAHGTGTKVGDPQEVNGIVSVFCESKREPLLIGSTKSNMGHPEPASGLAALAKVLLSLERGVWAPNLHFLHPNPDIPALTNGRVRVVDRPVPVRGGIVGINSFGFGGSNVHVILRPAEKTAASASPGKLPRMLQACGRTETAVSSVLQKGKEHAADDAFLSLLNEVSGAPAASMPYRGFALIGSQSDVVEAQQVPGAARPLWYVCSGMGTQWAGMGRSLMQLPDFRDSILRSDAALKETGLVVSRLLMEAQEDAFEDTVHAFVGLAAVQIAQIDLLTKLGLQPDGIVGHSVGELACGYADRSLSHSEALLAAYWRGRCIKEASLPPGGMAAVGLTWEECIAQCPQGVVPACHNAEDTVTISGPQEAVSAFVSELKQQGVFAKEVRSAGVAFHSYYMASIAPALLAALKKVIKEPKKRSPRWVSTSIPQSEWDSALALHSSAEYHVNNLVSPVLFQEGLSLVPENAVVLEIAPHALLQAILKRSLKPTCSVVPLMKRGHTNNLEFFLSNVGRIFMNGIDVDANALCPAVTYPVPVGTPMISPLVQWDHAQTWDIPKAEHFLSGSGGSGSAAVYNIDVSPESADHYLIGHSIDGRVLYPATGYLVLAWRTLVRSLGVVMETTPVTFEDVTIHRATILSNASAVQLEVRLMLATSRFEVSENGNLTVSGKVSILEESALDSFHSEISRQAADRSDASMKLNAHEIYKELRLRGYDYGKTFQGILESNTAGDRGKLEWTGNWVTFLDTMLQMIVLGLPGGGLRLPTRIRSVCVHPAAHLEKVSEYAEGKQAVDVLVSRYLDSITAGGVQICGLHATVAPRRQQLQSPPTLEEFLFVPYVETDCLTANGKLAEQLRLCKALIHRLQQKLAPHGVKLSIPGLQGGSDAPLPSGEPSEPSLLRLLTLLCGLEFNGNLHSELEQVVQKERVCLLKDDLLQGLLVSDALRHCLDITVENSTPGRIKVLEALSDDSQLFSRVMPLLNIQPMLRVDYTATAASLDLLAPHQAPLEELGVAAAQWDPLTGPAAGDIAVGADLVLCNHAWGPVRTEPRLLVANLASGAKESGFVLLHTLLKGETVGETVAFLSSTAQSSSQQGLLTQAEWEEVFSEESLNLVAVRKSFYGSALFLCRRQSVSKQPVFLPVDSKDYQWVETLKQEVMSVSSDHPVWLTASQAECGIVGMVNCLRQEPGGNRIRCVFVSNLNESSAAPALQQDHQSIQSVLQKDLVMNVFRDGRWGTFRHQLITHDVNEAPTEAAYVNVLTRGDLSSLRWIASPLRHFVSSSPAVQLCHVYYSSLNFRDIMLATGKLPPDAIPGDQALKQCMLGMEFSGRDPSGRRVMGLLPAKGLATVVDADRRFLWEVPHSWTLEQAASVPVVYATAYYSLVVRGRLRPGETVLIHSGSGGVGQAAIAIALSKKCRVFTTVGSMEKRTYLQKRFPQLSAEAFANSRDTSFERHILLHTQGKGVDVVLNSLAEEKLQASVRCLARHGRFLEIGKYDLSNNTPLGMALFLKNVAFHGILLDALFEEGNQEWEEVSQCLQEGIVGGVVQPLRTTVFDKDQVEQAFRYMAQGKHIGKVLVQVRCEEQGAAVQAACPLSLPAICRTFCHSSHSYIITGGLGGFGLELAQWLMERGARKLVLTSRSGVRNGYQAKRVHEWQNQGVEVFVSTSDVGTLKGTEQLIAEARAMGPVGGVFHLAMVLKDGMLENLTPQLYLEVNKPKNDGTINLDRVTRKLCPELRHFVAFSSVSCGRGNAGQSNYGYANSAMERVCEKRHYDGLPGLAVQWGAIGDVGVVLETMGGNDAVIGGTLPQRMASCLEVLDFFLCQQHPVVSSFVLAERTVVKSEAGNRKDLVDAVAHILGVRDVSSLNADTSLADLGLDSLMGVEVRQTLERDYDIVMAMRDIRQLTINKLRELANSKPEGTSAKKDGVRSVLESDLTKLLVSPSSPTVMSLNKVKSQDAPLFLVHPIEGSIAAFKTLASKLSVPCYGLQCTKAAPLDSIESLAAYYVSCVRQVQPDGPYRVAGYSFGACVAFEMCSQLQTQNQPVEFLFLFDGSHSYVAAYTQSYRAKLTPGNESEAETEALCAFIQQFTGIEYNKLLETLLPLSDLSARVSVAVDLITSAHKDIDRDSLHFAASAFYYKLKAADAYVPSAKYHGSVKLLRAKTSSEYEQNLGADYKLSEVCDGEVSVHVIEGDHRTFLEGEGAESIKNIIHNSLAERAVKPREG from the exons ATGGATGAGATCGTCATAGCTGGAATATCGGGCCGCCTGCCTGAGTCCAGTAACCTGGAGGAATTCTGGGAAAACCTCATCAATGGTGTGGATATGGTAACAGAGGACAACCGGCGATGGACACCAG GTCTGTACGGTCTTCCAAAGAGGAACGGCAAACTCAAAGACATCAGCCACTTCGACGCAGCCTTCTTTGGAGTCCATCCCAAACAGGCCAACAGCATGGACCCGCAGCTGCGCCTCATGCTGGAGATCGCCTATGAGGCTATTGTAGATGGAG GACTGAATCCAGCCACGCTGCGCGGCAGCAAAACAGGCGTGTACATCGGTGTGAGCGGCTCCGAGGCGGGCGAAGCATTCAGCAGAGATCCAGAGGAGCTCCTGGGCTACAGCATGACGGGCTGCCAGCGCGGCATGTTGGCCAATAGACTGTCCTACTTCTTCGACTTCAGCG GCCCCAGCACTGCCATAGACACGGCGTGCTCCTCCAGCCTGCTGGCTCTAGAAAACGCCTTCCACGCCATCCGGCAGGGCCACTGTGACGCTGCTTTAGTTGGGGGAGTGAACCTGCTTCTCAAGCCGAACACTTCAGTGCAATTCATGAAGCTGGGCATGCTCAGTCCAGAGGGGACCTGCAAGTCATTTGATGCTTCAG GAAATGGATACTGCCGCTCGGAGGCAGCGGTGGCAGTGCTGCTGACTAAACGACCGGTGGCTAAAAGAGTGTATGCCACAGTGATCAACGCAGGCAACAACACAGACGGATACAAAGAGCAAG GGGTGACGTTTCCTTCTGGTGAGATGCAGCAGAGGCTGGTTCGTTCACTCTACCAGGAGGCCAGCGTGTCTCCAGAGCAGGTGGAGTACATCGAAGCCCACGGCACCGGGACAAAG GTCGGCGACCCGCAGGAAGTGAATGGCATCGTCAGCGTTTTCTGCGAGTCAAAGCGAGAACCTCTGCTGATTGGCTCCACCAAGTCCAACATGGGTCATCCAGAGCCGGCCTCTGGGCTGGCTGCCCTGGCAAAG GTGCTGCTCTCTCTGGAGCGAGGAGTCTGGGCCCCCAACCTGCACTTCCTCCATCCTAACCCTGACATCCCCGCCCTCACCAACGGTCGGGTTCGAGTCGTCGATCGGCCCGTTCCCGTTCGAGGAGGCATCGTAGGGATCAACTCCTTTGGATTCGGAGGTTCCAACGTTCACGTCATCCTTCGTCCGGCTGAGAAAACGGCCGCCTCGGCTTCACCCGGGAAGCTTCCCAGAATGCTTCAGGCCTGCGGGCGCACAGAGACGGCGGTGAGCTCCGTCCTGCAGAAGGGGAAGGAACACGCTGCGGACGACGCCTTCCTGTCTCTGCTGAACGAAGTGTCAGGAGCGCCCGCCGCCAGCATGCCCTACCGAGGCTTCGCTCTGATTGGCTCTCAGAGCGACGTCGTGGAAGCGCAGCAGGTGCCGGGCGCCGCCAGGCCTCTGTGGTACGTTTGTTCAG GTATGGGGACGCAGTGGGCAGGGATGGGCCGCAGTCTCATGCAGCTGCCAGACTTCAGAGACTCCATTCTGCGGTCCGATGCGGCGCTGAAGGAGACGGGGCTGGTGGTGTCTCGCCTGCTGATGGAGGCTCAGGAGGACGCGTTCGAAGACACCGTTCACGCCTTCGTTGGCCTGGCTGCAGTACAG ATCGCTCAGATCGATCTGCTCACCAAGCTGGGTCTGCAGCCCGACGGCATCGTGGGGCACTCGGTGGGAGAGCTGGCCTGTGGCTATGCTGACCGGTCCCTGAGTCACAGCGAGGCCCTCCTGGCTGCGTACTGGAGAGGCCGCTGCATCAAGGAGGCCAGCCTTCCTCCAGGAGGCATGGCTGCAGTGG gGCTGACCTGGGAGGAGTGCATCGCTCAGTGTCCTCAGGGAGTGGTTCCAGCCTGCCACAACGCTGAGGACACGGTCACCATCTCCGGCCCTCAG GAAGCAGTCAGTGCCTTTGTGTCTGAGCTCAAACAACAAGGAGTGTTTGCAAAGGAAGTGCGCAGTGCCGGGGTGGCGTTTCACTCCTACTACATGGCCTCCATCGCTCCAGCCCTGCTCGCAGCTCTGAAGAAG GTGATCAAAGAGCCAAAGAAGCGTTCGCCACGCTGGGTGAGCACCAGCATCCCTCAGTCTGAGTGGGACTCTGCTTTGGCTCTGCACAGCTCGGCTGAATACCACGTCAACAACCTCGTGAGCCCCGTGCTGTTCCAGGAGGGCCTGAGCCTGGTGCCTGAAAACGCCGTGGTGCTGGAAATAGCTCCGCATGCTCTGCTGCAG GCCATCCTGAAGCGCAGCCTGAAGCCCACGTGTTCAGTCGTCCCCCTGATGAAGAGAGGCCACACCAACAACCTCGAGTTTTTCCTCTCCAACGTCGGGAGAATCTTCATGAACGG CATCGACGTGGACGCCAACGCCCTGTGCCCCGCTGTGACCTACCCTGTGCCGGTTGGCACTCCAATGATCTCGCCCTTGGTGCAGTGGGACCACGCCCAGACGTGGGATATCCCTAAAGCGGAACACTTCCTGTCGGGCTCGGGAGGCTCTGGTTCTGCGGCGGTGTATAACATTG ACGTAAGCCCAGAGTCTGCAGACCACTATCTCATTGGACACAGCATCGATGGGCGTGTCCTCTACCCGGCGACCGGTTACCTGGTGCTGGCCTGGCGCACCTTGGTGAGGAGTCTAGGGGTTGTCATGGAAACGACACCCGTAACCTTTGAGGACGTGACTATCCACAGGGCCACCATCCTGTCAAACGCCA GTGCGGTGCAGTTGGAGGTGCGTCTCATGCTCGCCACCAGCAGGTTTGAGGTTTCGGAGAACGGGAACCTGACTGTCAGCG GTAAGGTGAGCATCCTGGAGGAGTCGGCACTCGATTCATTCCACAGTGAGATCAGCCGGCAGGCTGCCGACAGGAGCGACGCCTCGATGAAGCTTAACGCACACGAGATCTACAAGGAGCTCAGACTGCGAGGTTACGACTATGGAAAAACCTTTCAGGGCATCTTGGAGTCAAACACGGCAG GAGACCGTGGGAAGCTGGAATGGACAGGAAACTGGGTGACGTTTCTGGACACCATGTTGCAGATGATCGTCTTGGGGCTGCCGGGTGGAGGTTTGCGTTTGCCGACCAGAATCCGCTCCGTGTGCGTCCATCCGGCTGCACACCTGGAAAAAGTCAGCGAGTACGCTGAAGGAAAGCAAG CGGTTGATGTCCTCGTAAGCCGTTACCTTGACAGCATCACTGCTGGTGGAGTCCAGATCTGTGGCCTGCACGCCACAGTAGCCCCTCGCCGGCAGCAGCTGCAGAGCCCGCCCACACTGGAGGAATTCCTGTTTGTTCCTTATGTGGAGACGGACTGCCTTACAGCCAACGGGAAGCTGGCAGAGCAGCTGAGGCTTTGCAAAG CTTTGATCCACAGACTGCAGCAGAAGCTGGCCCCTCATGGTGTCAAGCTCTCCATCCCGGGGTTACAGGGGGGGTCGGATGCACCTCTTCCCAGCGGTGAGCCTTCTGAGCCCAGCCTGCTGCGGCTGCTAACCCTGCTCTGTGGCCTCGAGTTCAATGGGAACCTCCACTCTGAGCTGGAGCAGGTGGTGCAGAAGGAGCGGGTGTGCCTGCTTAAAGACGACCTGCTCCAGGGTCTGCTGGTCAGCGACGCCCTGAGACATTGCCTCGACATCACGGTGGAAAACAGCACACCTGGCAGGATCAAAGTGTTGGAG GCTCTCTCAGACGACAGCCAGCTCTTCTCTCGTGTCATGCCCCTGCTCAACATCCAGCCCATGCTCCGTGTGGACTACACTGCGACTGCGGCCAGTCTGGACCTTCTGGCCCCCCACCAGGCTCCCCTGGAGGAGCTCGGTGTCGCTGCGGCTCAGTGGGATCCTCTGACCGGCCCAGCTGCTGGAGACATTGCTGTGGGGGCAGACCTGGTGCTGTGTAACCATGCATGGGGTCCAGTGAGGACAGAGCCCAGGCTGCTGGTAGCAAATCTGGCATCTGGAGCCAAAGAAAGTGGGTTTGTTCTCCTCCACACGCTGCTGAAGGGGGAGACTGTGGGGGAGACTGTGGCCTTCCTGTCCAGCACTGCTCAGAGCAGCAGCCAGCAGGGACTCCTCACACAG GCTGAGTGGGAGGAAGTGTTCTCAGAGGAGTCTCTTAACCTGGTGGCTGTCAGGAAGTCTTTCTATGGCTCCGCCCTCTTTCTGTGTCGCCGTCAGTCTGTGAGCAAACAGCCGGTTTTCCTGCCTGTGGACAGCAAAGACTATCAGTGGGTGGAAACGCTCAAG caggaagtgatgtcagtgtCCTCAGACCATCCAGTGTGGCTGACTGCTTCTCAGGCAGAGTGTGGGATTGTGGGAATGGTCAACTGTTTACGGCAAGAGCCTGGTGGCAACCGAATACG ctgtgtgtttgtgtccaatCTAAACGAGTCTTCAGCAGCACCAGCCCTCCAGCAGGACCACCAGTCCATCCAGTCAGTACTGCAGAAGGATCTGGTCATGAACGTGTTCAGGGACGGACGCTGGGGCACCTTCAGACACCAGCTCATCACTCATG ATGTAAATGAAGCGCCGACCGAGGCTGCTTACGTCAACGTGCTGACACGAGGTGACCTGTCGTCTCTGCGCTGGATCGCGTCCCCGCTTCGCCACTTTGTGAGCAGCAGCCCTGCTGTGCAGCTGTGCCACGTCTACTACAGCTCGCTCAACTTCAGAGATATCATGCTGGCTACTGGCAAGCTGCCGCCTGACGCCATCCCAG GGGACCAGGCTCTAAAGCAGTGCATGCTGGGTATGGAGTTTTCTGGTCGCGACCCCAGCGGGCGTCGTGTGATGGGGCTGTTGCCTGCTAAAGGCCTGGCGACGGTTGTGGATGCTGACAGAAGGTTCCTTTGGGAGGTTCCCCACAGCTG gacACTGGAGCAGGCAGCTTCTGTGCCAGTGGTTTATGCCACAGCGTATTACTCCCTGGTAGTGCGTGGCAGATTACGCCCTGGAGAGACCGTGCTCATCCACTCAGGGTCAGGAGGCGTGGGCCAGGCTGCCATCGCCATAGCGCTCAGTAAGAAGTGCAGAGTGTTTACTACAGTCG GCTCAATGGAGAAGCGGACGTACCTGCAGAAGAGATTCCCTCAGCTATCAGCAGAGGCTTTCGCCAACTCCAGAGATACTTCCTTCGAACGGCACATTCTGCTCCACACACAAGGCAAAG gggtGGATGTGGTGCTGAATTCTCTGGCTGAGGAGAAGCTGCAGGCCAGTGTTCGCTGCCTCGCTCGACACGGACGATTCCTGGAGATCGGCAAATATGACCTTTCCAACAACACTCCTCTGG GGATGGCGTTATTCCTTAAGAATGTGGCTTTCCATGGTATCCTGCTGGATGCTCTCTTTGAAGAGGGCAATCAAGAGTGGGAGGAGGTGTCCCAGTGTCTGCAGGAGGGCATTGTGGGAGGAGTAGTTCAGCCTCTGAGAACCACAGTGTTCGATAAGGACCAAGTGGAGCAAGCATTCAGATACATGGCTCAGGGCAAGCACATCGGCAAGGTCCTGGTTCAG GTGCGTTGTGAGGAACAGGGAGCAGCTGTACAGGCTGCTTGCCCTCTGTCGCTGCCAGCTATCTGTCGCACCTTCTGCCACTCGTCCCACTCCTACATTATAACTGGGGGGCTCGGGGGGTTTGGTTTGGAGCTTGCTCAGTGGCTGATGGAGAGGGGAGCCCGCAAACTGGTGCTGACTTCTAGATCAGGCGTGAGAAACG GTTACCAGGCGAAGCGGGTGCATGAATGGCAGAATCAGGGCGTGGAGGTGTTTGTGTCCACCAGTGATGTCGGCACACTGAAAGGAACAGAGCAACTGATTGCTGAGGCCCGTGCCATGGGTCCAGTGGGTGGTGTCTTTCACCTAGCCATG GTGTTGAAAGACGGTATGTTGGAGAATTTAACTCCTCAGCTTTATCTCGAAGTTAACAAACCTAAAAATGACGGCACCATCAACCTGGACAG AGTAACAAGGAAACTGTGTCCCGAGCTCAGACACTTTGTGGCCTTCTCTTCAGTCAGCTGTGGCCGTGGCAACGCTGGCCAAAGTAATTATGGCTACGCCAACTCTGCGATGGAGCGCGTGTGTGAGAAGCGCCACTATGATGGCCTGCCTGGACTTGCAGTCCAGTGGGGTGCCATTGGTGATGTTGGGGTGGTTCTAGAGACCATGGGTGGGAATGATGCTGTGATCGGTGGCACCCTCCCGCAGCGCATGGCCTCCTGTCTGGAAGTGCTGGACTTCTTCCTGTGCCAGCAGCACCCAGTGGTGTCCAGCTTTGTGCTGGCAGAGAGGACGGTCGTAAAGAGTGAAGCAGGAAACCGGAAAGACTTGGTGGATGCTGTAGCTCACATTCTAG GTGTGCGGGATGTCAGCAGTCTGAATGCTGACACCTCATTGGCTGATTTGGGTCTGGACTCTTTGATGGGCGTTGAGGTTCGCCAGACTCTGGAACGCGACTATGACATCGTCATGGCCATGAGGGATATCCGCCAGCTCACCATTAACAAGTTGCGAGAGCTGGCCAATAGCAAGCCAGAAGGAACAAGCG CTAAGAAGGACGGCGTTCGCTCTGTGTTGGAGTCTGATCTGACCAAGCTGTTGGTCAGCCCCAGCAGCCctactgtgatgtcactcaACAAGGTGAAGAGCCAGGACGCGCCCCTGTTCCTGGTACATCCCATCGAGGGCTCCATCGCAGCCTTTAAGACTCTTGCTTCTAAGCTCAGTGTGCCTTGCTACGGCTTGCAGTGCACCAAAG CTGCTCCTCTGGATAGCATTGAGTCCCTGGCTGCCTACTACGTGAGCTGTGTCAGGCAGGTGCAGCCGGACGGGCCGTACAGAGTCGCTGGATATTCTTTTGGTGCCTGTGTAGCATTTGAAATGTGCTCTCAGCTGCAGACCCAGAATCAGCCGGtggagttcctgtttctctttgatGGCTCACATTCATATGTGGCGGCGTACACACAG AGCTACAGGGCCAAGCTAACCCCCGGCAACGAGTCTGAGGCTGAGACTGAAGCCTTGTGTGCCTTCATCCAGCAGTTCACTGGCATTGAATACAACAAG CTTTTGGAGACTCTTCTTCCGCTGTCAGACCTGAGTGCACGTGTCAGTGTGGCGGTGGACCTAATCACCTCCGCTCACAAGGACATCGACCGAGACTCACTGCATTTTGCAGCCTCCGCCTTCTACTACAAGCTAAAGGCTGCTGATGCATATGTACCTTCTGCAAAATACCACGGCAGTGTGAAGCTGCTGCGCGCCAAAACCAGCAGCGAATATGAGCAAAACCTGGGAGCTGACTATAAGCTCAGCGAG GTCTGTGATGGCGAGGTGTCGGTCCACGTCATCGAGGGAGATCACCGCACTTTCCTAGAAGGCGAGGGGGCGGAGTCTATCAAGAACATCATTCATAACTCACTGGCTGAGCGAGCTGTCAAACCAAGGGAGGGTTAA